In Candidatus Manganitrophus morganii, the genomic window AGCCGACCAGCGGCTCACCGGGCTTCCGACCGGTTTCAAAGACCTCGATAAAATGACCTCCGGCCTTCAGGCGGGCGATTTGGTCATCGTGGCCGGCCGCCCTTCGATGGGGAAGACGGCGTTTGCGTTGGGAATGGCCCAAAATGTGGCGATCAAAAATCGGCAGACCGTCGGCGTCTTCAGTTTGGAGATGTCGAAAGAGCAGCTTGTTTTTAGAATGCTTTGCTCCGAGGCGCGTGTCGACTCGCACAAGATCCGCTCCGGATATCTGGGACGGCCTGGAAACGACAATTGGCAACAGTTGATCCGGGCGGCCGGAAAGTTAAGCGAGTCGCCGATTTTCATCGACGACTCGGCCTCCATGTCCATTCTCGAAATGCGGGCGAAGGCGCGGCGTCTCAAGGCGGAACATAACCTGAGTCTGATCATCGTCGACTACCTCCAGTTGATGCGGGGACGCGAAGATGCCGACAACCGGCAGCAGGAGATCTCCGATATCTCCCGTTCCTTGAAAGCATTGGCAAAGGAACTCCATCTCCCGGTAATCGCCCTCTCCCAGCTCTCCCGCGCCGTGGAGTCGCGGCCTGAGAAGAAAAAAAGGCCGATGCTCGCCGATCTGCGGGAATCGGGCGCGATCGAGCAGGACGCCGATGTGGTCCTCTTCATCTATCGGGAGGAGGTGTACGATCCCTGTAAGTGTCCTCGGGAGGGAGAGTGTATCTGCGGCCGCAGAGGGCTGGCGGAGATCATCATCGGAAAACAGAGAAATGGACCGATCGGAGATGTCCCGATGGCCTTCATCGATCGATACACCCGTTTTGAAGATCTCTCCGACGATCATCCGAAGCGGCAGGGCGGGATGGAGGGCTAGAATCAATTTGACAAGGTTCTTGATTCCTCTTATAATTTGATGAATCTAAAGAGTCTGTTTAAATTTCTATGGTGATGAAGAATCCCGATAGGCTGGGGTTCTTAACACTTCTCAAGTAGATATCCAAAGGGATTGCCCCATCTTCATCAGGCGCTTAGGGCTCTTCAATCTGGATCGGCTGCAATGCCTGCCCCTCATATCGCGTTCTTCCAACTTGTTTAACCAAAGGATGATTTATGTTTGGACTGGGAATGCCAGAACTGGTGGTTCTCCTTGTGATTATCCTCATCATTTTTGGCGCCGGAAAGCTTCCTGAGATCGGATCGGGCCTGGGTAAAGCGATCCGGGGTTTTAAAAAGGGAATGTCGGAGCCGGATGCCATCGATGTCACCCCCAAGGAAAAAGGAGAAGAAGGTCGGAAAGAAGGTATCGAAAAGCATTGAGTGGTGATGGAGGTTCCTATTAAGATATATCCAATGCAATACTTCAGTCGGTGTTTTGAAAGCGCTTCAACGTTTTTCTTCCTTCTGATCTTTTTCTCCCAATTCGTCTCTTGCGCTGCGTTAAAAACAAATGAATCAGCCCTCGATCCCGCGCCCAACAAAGAGGCACGGGAGGAGATTCCCGACCCGGAGGCCTATTATCATGCCGTGGTCGGCCTTCAGTTTGAGAACGACGGGGAGGAGCAGGCCGCGTTAAGGGCCTACCTTGCGGCGCTTCGACATGACCCGAAGTCCGCCTTTCTTTTGACGCGGGCGGCCGCGCTTTTAAGTCAGTTCGGCAACCAGAAGGAGGCGCTCTCTTATGGAGAGCGCGCCTTGCAGCTTCATCCCAAAGACCCCCGGGTATTAAATCTTCTTGGGAATATCTATGTGGCTTCCGGGCAAACGGAGAAAGGGTTAAGCGCTTTTCAACGGCTCGTCGCAGTCGATCCGAAAAGGGTCGATGCCTATTTTAGTCTTGCCAGTATCTACGCCGCCAGGGGGGATCTTGCGCCGGCCGAGGAGATGATCCGAAAAGGGATTGACGCTGAGCCGACCTCCGGTTTGGGTTACTACTATCTCGGCAAGATCTCTTTTGAGAAGAAAGCATTTGAAGAGGCACTGCAGCAGTATCGGAAGGCGCTGTCGCTTCATCCTTATTTCGAGCAGGCCCATCTTGAAGTCGCCCGCATCCAGGAATTGCAGGAAAAACCGGAAGAGGCGGAGAAGGTCTACCGTACGATTCTTCAAGAGGTCAATCCGAGGAGTCGCGAGGCAACGGCTCGGCTGGTGCAGTTGCTGATTCAGGGGAAGGCGTTCGACGAAGCGCTTCGTTTTTTAAATGAGATGGCCCAATCGGACCCCGCCAACTTGGATATCCCCCTTCAGGAAGCGCTGATTTGGGTGGAGAAGAAAGAGTACGCGAAAGCGATTGAAAAAGTCGAAGCGGTCATGAAGGGAAGGCCGGAGGATCTTCG contains:
- the dnaB gene encoding replicative DNA helicase, producing MQTDLSIQKLPPQNLEAEQAVLAAVLLDNQAVNKVVEILRADEFYKESHRKIFSAMLELNGNNEAIDLITLTEHLRLKGQLDAVGGASYLAEILNSVATAANIRMHAKIVHEKSLLRSLISIATDIVTVGYESQGKVEDLLDHAERNIFAISDRKMQGTFVPMRELVKAGFEIIEKLADQRLTGLPTGFKDLDKMTSGLQAGDLVIVAGRPSMGKTAFALGMAQNVAIKNRQTVGVFSLEMSKEQLVFRMLCSEARVDSHKIRSGYLGRPGNDNWQQLIRAAGKLSESPIFIDDSASMSILEMRAKARRLKAEHNLSLIIVDYLQLMRGREDADNRQQEISDISRSLKALAKELHLPVIALSQLSRAVESRPEKKKRPMLADLRESGAIEQDADVVLFIYREEVYDPCKCPREGECICGRRGLAEIIIGKQRNGPIGDVPMAFIDRYTRFEDLSDDHPKRQGGMEG
- a CDS encoding twin-arginine translocase TatA/TatE family subunit, with translation MFGLGMPELVVLLVIILIIFGAGKLPEIGSGLGKAIRGFKKGMSEPDAIDVTPKEKGEEGRKEGIEKH
- a CDS encoding tetratricopeptide repeat protein; this encodes MQYFSRCFESASTFFFLLIFFSQFVSCAALKTNESALDPAPNKEAREEIPDPEAYYHAVVGLQFENDGEEQAALRAYLAALRHDPKSAFLLTRAAALLSQFGNQKEALSYGERALQLHPKDPRVLNLLGNIYVASGQTEKGLSAFQRLVAVDPKRVDAYFSLASIYAARGDLAPAEEMIRKGIDAEPTSGLGYYYLGKISFEKKAFEEALQQYRKALSLHPYFEQAHLEVARIQELQEKPEEAEKVYRTILQEVNPRSREATARLVQLLIQGKAFDEALRFLNEMAQSDPANLDIPLQEALIWVEKKEYAKAIEKVEAVMKGRPEDLRLRIYVASLYEESKEYEKAIAIYQDILGRDHQLYDVRIRLGALYFYKLQKIEEALEQGELAKKIDDQRPEAYLFNGLIFYEEDRFEEAARVFLQGIEKNPKMPDLHFHLGATYDKLNRFDDLIRQMEKTIQLDSNHANALNYLGYTYAEKGIHLNEAIDLINRALVIRPDDGYFVDSLGWAYYKKGKIQEALDALNRAVSLVPEDPVIHEHLGELYLKQNRLDLAKEAWARSLELDPKNDKLISRFREAGFGEPLLEEHPPKKTDGLEVLPTESSNQKEVSKGSIH